In Aythya fuligula isolate bAytFul2 chromosome 14, bAytFul2.pri, whole genome shotgun sequence, the following proteins share a genomic window:
- the LRRTM2 gene encoding leucine-rich repeat transmembrane neuronal protein 2 — protein MGLHFKWPLGARMLAALYAMSMVLKMLPALGMACPPKCRCEKLLFYCDSQGFHSVPNTTEKGSLGLSLRHNFITELERDQFASFSQLTWLHLDHNQIATVREDSFQGLYKLKELVLSSNKIFHLPNTTFSQLLNLQNLDLSFNQLSSLHPELLYGLRKLQTLHLRSNSLRTIPVRLFWDCRSLEFLDLSTNRLRSLARNGFAGLIKLRELHLEHNQLTKINFAHFLRLSSLHTLFLQWNKISNLTCGMEWTWGTLEKLDLTGNEIKAIDLTVFETMPNLKTLLMDNNKLTTLDSKILGSLPSLTTVGLSGNLWECSPKICALATWLSGFRGRWEHPILCHSPDHTQGEDILDAVHGFQLCWNLSAGVTSAAPTSAVPTTEYTKRISSSNFHMGDKEIPTTAGMVVTTEEPFPEPNNAIFTQRVITGTMALLFSFFFIIFIVFISRKCCPPTLRRIRQCSMIQNHRQLRSQTRLHMANMSDQGPYNEYEPTHEGPFIIINGYGQCKCQQLPYKECEV, from the exons ATGG GCTTACATTTCAAGTGGCCATTAGGGGCTCGTATGCTGGCAGCACTATATGCAATGAGTatggttttaaaaatgctgcctGCCTTGGGCATGGCTTGTCCACCAAAATGTCGCTGTGAGAAGCTGCTCTTTTACTGTGACTCTCAGGGGTTTCACTCAGTGCcaaacaccactgaaaagggCTCTCTAGGTTTGTCACTGAGGCACAATTTTATTACTGAACTTGAAAGGGATCAATTTGCAAGCTTCAGTCAACTTACTTGGCTTCACTTAGATCATAATCAAATTGCAACAGTCAGAGAAGATTCTTTTCAAGGACTATATAAACTTAAGGAATTAGTCTTAAGTTCcaacaaaatctttcatttgCCAAACACAACTTTTAGCCAGCTGCTTAACCTGCAGAATTTGGACCTCTCTTTTAATCAGTTGTCCTCTCTGCACCCCGAGCTGCTCTACGGCCTCCGCAAGCTGCAGACCTTGCATTTGCGCTCCAACTCCCTGCGGACGATCCCCGTCCGCCTGTTCTGGGACTGCCGTAGCCTCGAGTTCCTGGATCTGAGCACAAACCGCTTGCGAAGTTTGGCTCGCAATGGATTTGCAGGATTAATCAAGCTGAGGGAGCTTCACCTAGAGCACAACCAGCTGACAAAGATTAATTTTGCTCATTTCCTCCGGCTGAGCAGCCTGCACACGCTCTTCTTGCAGTGGAACAAAATTAGCAACTTGACGTGTGGGATGGAGTGGACCTGGGGCACCTTAGAAAAGCTCGATTTGACTGGAAACGAGATCAAAGCCATCGACCTCACGGTTTTTGAAACTATGCCTAACCTTAAGACCCTGCTCATGGATAACAACAAGCTGACCACCCTGGACTCCAAGATCCTCGGCTCGCTCCCGTCCCTCACCACCGTGGGCCTCTCGGGCAATCTGTGGGAGTGCAGCCCCAAGATCTGCGCCCTGGCCACCTGGCTGAGCGGCTTCCGCGGCCGCTGGGAGCACCCCATCCTCTGCCACAGCCCCGACCACACCCAGGGAGAGGACATCCTGGACGCCGTGCACGGCTTTCAGCTTTGCTGGAATTTATCGGCCGGGGTTACGTCCGCGGCTCCGACCTCCGCGGTCCCCACCACCGAGTACACAAAAAGAATAAGCTCCTCTAATTTCCATATGGGAGACAAAGAAATTCCAACCACGGCAGGCATGGTCGTCACCACCGAAGAACCTTTCCCGGAGCCAAACAATGCCATCTTCACTCAAAGGGTAATTACAGGGACAATGgctttattgttttctttcttttttatcatttttatagTCTTCATCTCCAGGAAATGCTGCCCTCCCACATTAAGAAGAATTAGGCAGTGCTCAATGATTCAAAACCACAGGCAACTCCGATCCCAAACACGGCTACATATGGCAAATATGTCAGACCAAGGACCGTATAATGAATACGAACCCACCCACGAAGGACCCTTCATCATCATTAATGGCTATGGACAATGCAAGTGTCAGCAGCTGCCATACAAAGAATGTGAAGTATAA